A portion of the Kribbella jejuensis genome contains these proteins:
- a CDS encoding HD domain-containing protein, giving the protein MADMRVFAGWDGWPAAEEDLNGRLPRAVLAELEVAFEGALEWHGGQVRPAGEAYWEHLLQVVDVLVSGLGVTDVDLLRAGLLHDVVEDTDGTLEEVAARFGERTAELVGAVTIGPEGRTAYLGRLAGASRDVLLLKLSDRYSNVQRLHTHPRVAKQRSYYAETVERFVPMAVVDNRLKELYAAWAAAYSYLDGPVDTLEAADQLAAAVHREQVDKSGEPYVLHVRGAAEIARRDGADEYQQMAALLHDSVEDTSCTLTQLTDLGVPPPVVEMVDALTRRPGEHHDDYLARLVRTPGAVPVKRADIEHNSSPARRSRLDAETQERLRKKYAHALEVLDR; this is encoded by the coding sequence ATGGCTGATATGCGCGTGTTTGCCGGGTGGGATGGATGGCCCGCCGCAGAAGAGGACTTGAACGGGCGTCTTCCGCGGGCGGTGCTTGCGGAGTTGGAAGTGGCGTTCGAGGGGGCGCTTGAGTGGCATGGGGGGCAAGTGCGGCCTGCCGGAGAGGCTTACTGGGAGCACTTGTTGCAGGTGGTGGATGTGTTGGTGAGCGGGCTTGGCGTGACGGATGTGGATCTGTTGCGGGCCGGGTTGTTGCATGACGTGGTGGAGGACACCGACGGCACGTTGGAGGAGGTGGCGGCGCGGTTCGGGGAACGGACGGCAGAGTTGGTGGGCGCTGTCACGATCGGACCCGAAGGGCGTACGGCGTACCTCGGCAGGCTGGCGGGCGCGTCGAGGGACGTATTGCTGCTGAAGTTGTCGGATCGGTACAGCAACGTGCAGCGATTGCACACGCACCCGCGGGTTGCAAAGCAGCGGTCGTACTACGCAGAGACCGTCGAGCGGTTCGTTCCGATGGCGGTCGTGGACAACCGGTTGAAGGAGTTGTACGCCGCCTGGGCCGCGGCATACTCCTACCTCGACGGTCCGGTGGACACGCTGGAAGCTGCGGATCAGTTGGCGGCTGCGGTGCATCGCGAGCAGGTCGACAAGAGCGGCGAGCCGTATGTACTGCACGTTCGTGGCGCCGCTGAGATCGCGCGCCGAGATGGTGCGGACGAGTATCAGCAGATGGCGGCGCTGCTGCACGACTCGGTCGAGGACACCAGTTGCACTCTGACTCAGCTGACGGATCTGGGCGTCCCGCCACCGGTGGTCGAGATGGTCGACGCGCTCACCCGGCGACCCGGCGAACACCACGACGACTACCTGGCCCGCCTCGTCCGCACTCCAGGCGCCGTGCCGGTGAAGCGTGCCGACATCGAGCACAACAGCAGCCCTGCACGGCGGAGCCGGCTCGACGCGGAGACGCAGGAGCGGCTGCGGAAGAAGTACGCCCATGCGCTCGAAGTGCTTGATCGGTGA